TCAATATAAGCCATTAATTGAAATAACTTCAAATAGCGGAATAATAGTTTATATTCCCCAGGAACATTGCGATGCGCGTTTAATATTAACTTACTGGCTTTATAAAAGATTCCCTGTACCTGAGATAAATTATATCTGTTTAATATATCTACTGCTGTGGGTACATCAAAGTTTGTCAAAATTTTATTTTCGGCTAAGTCGGCATAAAGTCCATCTTGTACTTGCTGGATTAAAACTTCCCGTTCTAATTCTTTGGTTAATTCATCAGCTATTTTGCTCAAAGTTAGTGGTGTTGATTCCCGGCTGGGTGCAGATTTTGCCGCCAAGGAATACACCCTTTCTCTTAATATCTGTGGTTCTAGAGGACTCACCACTTCAAATGTACAGAAGTTGCTTTTGATAATATAAGCCAAACCCCGTTTGACTCGGTAATCTGTTGCGTCTCCTTCTAAATCCAAAAGCTGACTTTCTAAAAAACCTTGAGTTTTGCCTTGTGCTGCTTGGAAACAGGCAATTAATTCATTAGTTAAATCTATAGTTTTCTGGTCAATCTTCAGTCTTTTTGGTATTATTTCTTCGCCGTTTAGTCGGTGGCTTAGTAGTTCCGTTGGTAGCAT
Above is a genomic segment from Nostoc sp. MS1 containing:
- a CDS encoding DUF790 family protein — its product is MLPTELLSHRLNGEEIIPKRLKIDQKTIDLTNELIACFQAAQGKTQGFLESQLLDLEGDATDYRVKRGLAYIIKSNFCTFEVVSPLEPQILRERVYSLAAKSAPSRESTPLTLSKIADELTKELEREVLIQQVQDGLYADLAENKILTNFDVPTAVDILNRYNLSQVQGIFYKASKLILNAHRNVPGEYKLLFRYLKLFQLMAYIEGDADHGFTITVDGPTSLFHASTRYGLAIAKLIPALLHVTKWSLAATLQTRDIYTDTWKTGRFTLNSECGLVSHYSKGKPYDSMLEASFADKWDALKTDWVLEREVDLIPIPGSVMIPDFRLVHPDGRDFLLEIVGYWRPEYLQKKFSQVRRSGCDNLILAISERLNLEKAGVKLDNVPARIIWFKDKLLPKSVLAVLGE